A portion of the Simkania negevensis Z genome contains these proteins:
- the der gene encoding ribosome biogenesis GTPase Der — protein MKTKIALIGRPNVGKSALFNRIIGKRISIVDEMEGVTRDRLYGEGDFFGRPFEIIDTGGMDPTGEVAFAEEVRRQAEIAIEEADSLILVVDAIIGVTTLDEEVARVLKRTTKPLCLAVNKIDGEHQEPLLAPFYGLGIQEVIPVSAVQGRNVVELLEKALAPCPELEEEEDSAAGIKVALIGRPNVGKSTMINKLLNESRCVVSPIPGTTRDNIDVEVTFEGETFTFIDTAGIRRKKSEHDVVDKFAAIRTERAIERADVCLLMLDAQEGLSHQDKRIMNQIENAGKGCLLFFNKWDLIKGVRMEHCYKSLEIEASFIQYCPMIFGSAKTGRHLDQIFSELRNVYHDMHQRISTGKLNQFLEKAMQRRHPPMIQGKRLRVYYMAQVTTAPPRFIFFVNDPKRMNDAYKKYLINQFRDAYRFSGTPLFFSLRGKKPRDEKKSEKRIIEETNLVFDN, from the coding sequence ATGAAAACAAAAATTGCTTTGATTGGACGACCCAATGTGGGGAAGTCTGCTTTATTTAATAGGATCATCGGGAAACGGATCTCTATTGTAGATGAAATGGAAGGGGTAACCCGAGACCGTCTCTACGGAGAAGGGGACTTTTTTGGCCGCCCATTTGAAATCATTGATACAGGAGGAATGGATCCAACAGGTGAAGTCGCCTTTGCCGAAGAGGTGAGACGGCAAGCCGAAATTGCTATTGAAGAAGCCGACTCCCTCATTTTAGTTGTCGATGCAATCATTGGAGTCACAACCCTTGATGAAGAGGTGGCACGAGTTCTCAAGCGAACAACCAAACCCCTTTGCCTTGCAGTGAATAAAATTGATGGAGAACATCAAGAACCTCTCCTCGCTCCTTTTTATGGATTGGGAATTCAAGAGGTGATCCCTGTTTCTGCAGTGCAAGGAAGAAACGTGGTTGAATTACTCGAAAAAGCCCTTGCACCTTGTCCAGAACTCGAGGAAGAAGAAGATTCTGCCGCAGGAATCAAAGTCGCCTTGATTGGACGACCCAATGTGGGCAAGTCGACGATGATCAATAAGTTGCTGAATGAATCAAGGTGTGTTGTCAGCCCGATTCCAGGAACCACCCGTGACAATATCGATGTCGAAGTGACCTTTGAGGGAGAGACCTTCACGTTTATCGATACAGCAGGAATCCGTCGCAAAAAGTCAGAACACGATGTAGTCGATAAGTTTGCAGCAATCCGAACTGAGCGAGCCATTGAACGTGCCGATGTTTGTCTTCTCATGCTTGATGCACAAGAAGGACTTTCTCACCAAGATAAGCGGATCATGAACCAAATTGAAAATGCAGGTAAAGGATGTCTTCTTTTTTTCAATAAGTGGGACCTGATCAAAGGGGTACGGATGGAGCATTGCTACAAGAGCCTTGAAATTGAAGCCTCTTTCATTCAGTATTGCCCAATGATCTTTGGATCGGCAAAAACAGGGCGCCATCTCGATCAAATTTTTTCTGAGCTGCGCAATGTCTATCACGACATGCATCAACGTATCTCCACAGGAAAACTCAACCAATTTTTAGAAAAAGCCATGCAAAGGCGCCACCCTCCAATGATCCAAGGAAAACGGCTTCGTGTCTATTATATGGCGCAGGTGACCACAGCGCCTCCTCGATTTATCTTCTTTGTGAATGATCCAAAGAGGATGAACGACGCCTATAAAAAATACTTGATCAATCAGTTCCGAGATGCCTATCGGTTTTCAGGAACGCCTCTCTTTTTTAGCCTACGTGGTAAAAAACCACGTGATGAGAAAAAATCTGAAAAAAGAATTATCGAAGAAACCAATCTCGTTTTTGATAATTAA
- a CDS encoding rhodanese-like domain-containing protein: MDEISFKEFKEILKKELPKNQKIIDVRGPGEFQAAHIEGAENLPFKDVRSHKDHLNKLDKIYFYCTAGVRCKQACELLEEEGIDPSKLVHVQGHSKDWENAGLPVIKGSKMPFSIQRQVYLIAGSLIILGFILAFAWNKWFLLFPFFVGAGMLYAAIRGVCYTDIFLSKMPWNR, translated from the coding sequence ATGGACGAAATTTCATTCAAAGAGTTTAAAGAGATTCTAAAAAAAGAACTCCCTAAGAATCAAAAAATTATCGACGTTAGAGGACCGGGTGAGTTCCAAGCAGCTCATATCGAAGGAGCTGAAAACCTCCCTTTTAAAGATGTTCGCTCTCACAAAGATCATCTTAATAAGCTCGATAAAATCTACTTTTACTGCACAGCTGGTGTCCGTTGTAAGCAAGCCTGTGAACTGCTTGAAGAAGAAGGAATCGATCCGAGTAAACTCGTCCATGTACAAGGTCACTCTAAAGACTGGGAAAACGCCGGACTGCCTGTTATCAAAGGATCAAAAATGCCATTTTCAATTCAACGGCAAGTCTATCTTATTGCAGGGTCCTTGATTATTTTAGGATTCATTCTCGCTTTTGCATGGAATAAGTGGTTTCTTCTTTTCCCATTTTTTGTGGGCGCAGGGATGCTTTATGCAGCGATTAGAGGTGTTTGCTACACAGACATATTCCTTTCAAAGATGCCTTGGAATCGGTAG
- a CDS encoding YncE family protein → MPYNSLAFDLENKNQIANLQGTYKAVTVDVENALAYLVVSYGVDSAGHLEIFDINAKQMVGTIDLIIEEASSNPYSIVLSSKRGYAYILDTGGNKIVVIDLTNKVQSGSIPLNEAPKSLAISPDQNNLVIASADSKSLFVLSLDTHRIYMTIPTDAEPNNVIFSPNNRRVFFSQANDTVGVFDLIARRTIATIPVRHNPQGLVMNPDGSRVYVACNSNIDGGVSIIDAKKNTGMGSSQCQLIMAGFPRDCAVNPESTQVFCITSLEDNFILLLGNDGIADCDDCINIEGPFTNRPYYSIHYIKLKD, encoded by the coding sequence ATGCCATATAATAGTCTTGCTTTCGATTTAGAAAACAAGAATCAAATTGCAAATCTTCAAGGTACATATAAAGCTGTTACTGTCGATGTAGAAAATGCTCTTGCATATTTAGTTGTTTCTTATGGCGTAGATAGTGCAGGGCATTTGGAAATATTTGATATCAATGCAAAACAGATGGTAGGGACCATCGACTTAATTATCGAAGAAGCATCTTCCAACCCATATTCTATAGTTTTGAGCTCCAAAAGAGGATATGCGTATATTCTAGACACAGGAGGTAATAAAATAGTGGTGATTGATTTAACAAATAAAGTCCAATCGGGCAGTATACCTTTGAACGAAGCTCCAAAATCTCTAGCAATAAGCCCAGATCAGAATAATCTTGTGATTGCGAGCGCTGATTCGAAATCTTTGTTTGTTTTAAGTTTAGATACTCATAGGATTTATATGACAATTCCTACAGATGCTGAACCCAATAATGTTATTTTTTCTCCGAATAATAGAAGGGTATTTTTTTCTCAGGCAAATGATACAGTTGGGGTTTTTGATTTGATTGCAAGAAGAACTATTGCAACGATTCCTGTTAGGCACAATCCACAAGGCTTAGTGATGAATCCCGATGGGTCTAGAGTTTATGTTGCTTGTAATTCAAACATTGATGGAGGTGTTTCAATTATTGATGCTAAAAAGAATACCGGAATGGGATCTTCACAGTGTCAATTGATTATGGCAGGTTTTCCTAGAGATTGTGCTGTCAATCCAGAATCGACACAGGTATTTTGTATTACTTCTTTGGAAGATAATTTTATTCTTCTTCTGGGTAATGATGGAATAGCAGATTGCGATGACTGCATAAATATTGAAGGTCCTTTTACAAATCGACCTTACTACAGCATTCACTACATCAAGCTGAAAGATTAA
- a CDS encoding DEAD/DEAH box helicase — MTFPFKNEHEQEGDLLIQSGDVKSIVFSEGTYQVEVFDQKLGETFWPFLQIDDEGALKDSFCTCETAEAEKSCAHLAAAFLQVSGVEPLHIQFHSSFWNHLCFMAFTRHGADTGVLEKKGEKEFICPSPKGEMLFSLKIKTQKGQELLDEYVFNRVAETEETSLKFSNLSSEELALWKRGTPTQKLQYELSFWSDLAKWMMTKQLFREKYSIDFQNADAVLPKKVVCHFPDLDLEFYIAEVNWETLIPSLKDVDSPLSVHEFQDIHLQKMTYHPETKEIRIHAEPIAEEKIKERTRIKIGEWEFQKGEGFFPINMNPLLKKKVISQKQIGEFLSHNIKILEKYLVGTKISREKIKPSYELKFDAQKKLHISCYAFQAGDLQTAEVTFFKPWVYLKEEGFHPLDEMLFDGFEKVIPPEGIGDFINEHKLWLNQHEGFQIHLSNVEFHLIYRFEDLKRLRFENESKAFEGSDEILDFGDWLYIKGKGFYKKLRARGLLKITPETEVLHSEIPQFIHENREELEQIKSFFNPRQPVESAGLNISLDSTGKIHIEPEFLFLADYVGKQVHFLGDFTYVEGEGFAEIPQAARLPEKYRNSRTILESQEPYFVTVELTKLKPFIQKIDKRLKRPHNLNLKVNYLQQDPSTPGKKWIIDLVYESEFGEESIGVIKEGLDHHRSYAITEAGLIFFKDPRFNWLRELSENQIGSNGQSVELTTLEWIRLRTYEDVTRPTGNSEKEKRTRELLEQMDSFESAELLNLDALESTLRPYQEVGVKWLWFLYSYGLSGLLCDDMGLGKTHQAMALLAAASHAKEKAKFFVVCPTSVIYHWEELLSRFLPSLKVVVFYGTQRSLKAFNIKADLLLTSYGTLRSEKDAISKIPFDVAIFDETQIAKNMQSQTHQALAAVKAGTKIGLTGTPIENRLLELKALFDVVLPGYLPSQAQYREHFINPIEKYQDKEKKQLLAKLIHPFVLRRKKSEVLDDLPEKIEEIARCELSEEQLKLYKEAYVKSRDKLLKEMKDKQSEIPYLHVFALLNTLKQICNHPSLILKDIANYKEHQSGKWDLFVELLSETRASGQKLVVFTQYLDMMKIIESHLKEHGIGFAAIRGSTQDRKKQLETFRDDPECEVFVASLKAAGTGIDLTAASVVIHYDRWWNPAKENQATDRVHRIGQNRGVQVFKMVTKRTVEEHIHRLIVKKEGLLESVVGYDDQDQIKHFNREDILELISQINKDVVD, encoded by the coding sequence ATGACATTTCCCTTTAAGAATGAACATGAGCAGGAAGGGGATCTCCTTATTCAATCTGGAGATGTGAAAAGCATTGTATTTTCAGAGGGGACTTACCAAGTTGAAGTCTTTGATCAGAAATTAGGTGAAACCTTTTGGCCTTTTTTACAGATCGATGACGAGGGGGCGCTCAAAGATTCATTTTGTACCTGTGAGACAGCTGAAGCTGAAAAATCATGCGCTCATTTAGCAGCAGCATTTTTGCAGGTGAGTGGGGTCGAGCCCCTTCATATTCAATTTCACTCTTCTTTTTGGAATCACCTTTGTTTTATGGCGTTCACGCGTCATGGAGCCGACACAGGTGTGTTAGAAAAAAAAGGAGAGAAAGAATTTATCTGCCCTTCTCCGAAAGGAGAAATGCTTTTTTCATTGAAAATCAAAACCCAAAAAGGGCAAGAGCTGCTCGATGAGTATGTTTTCAATCGTGTGGCTGAAACGGAAGAAACTTCTCTCAAGTTTTCTAACCTCTCGTCTGAAGAGCTCGCTTTGTGGAAGAGAGGCACACCGACTCAAAAGTTACAATATGAGCTCTCGTTTTGGTCAGATCTTGCCAAATGGATGATGACGAAGCAACTCTTTCGTGAAAAGTACTCAATTGATTTTCAAAATGCAGATGCTGTTCTTCCCAAAAAGGTGGTTTGCCATTTTCCCGATCTAGATTTGGAGTTCTACATTGCTGAAGTGAATTGGGAAACTCTCATACCCTCTCTTAAAGATGTCGATTCACCTCTGAGTGTGCATGAATTTCAAGATATTCATCTTCAGAAAATGACTTACCATCCCGAGACAAAAGAAATTCGCATTCATGCAGAGCCAATTGCAGAAGAGAAAATCAAAGAACGTACCCGGATTAAAATCGGGGAGTGGGAATTTCAAAAAGGGGAAGGTTTTTTCCCAATCAATATGAATCCACTGCTCAAAAAGAAGGTGATCTCTCAAAAGCAAATCGGAGAGTTCTTATCTCATAACATCAAAATACTCGAAAAATATCTTGTGGGAACGAAAATCTCGCGTGAAAAAATTAAACCTTCTTATGAACTCAAGTTTGATGCGCAAAAGAAATTACACATTTCGTGTTACGCTTTTCAAGCTGGCGATCTGCAAACGGCGGAAGTCACGTTTTTCAAACCCTGGGTTTATCTGAAAGAAGAAGGGTTTCATCCGCTAGATGAAATGCTTTTTGATGGATTTGAAAAGGTGATTCCTCCTGAAGGAATCGGGGACTTTATTAATGAGCATAAACTGTGGCTCAATCAACATGAAGGGTTCCAAATCCACTTGTCAAATGTTGAATTCCATTTGATTTATCGTTTTGAGGATTTAAAGAGGCTCCGTTTCGAAAACGAGTCGAAAGCGTTTGAAGGCTCAGACGAGATTCTCGATTTTGGAGACTGGCTTTATATCAAAGGCAAAGGATTTTACAAAAAGCTGCGCGCGCGTGGCCTTTTAAAAATCACGCCCGAAACCGAAGTTCTCCACTCCGAAATACCTCAATTTATTCATGAAAATCGAGAAGAGCTCGAGCAGATCAAATCCTTTTTTAATCCCCGTCAGCCTGTTGAAAGCGCAGGCTTAAATATCTCACTGGATTCAACTGGAAAAATTCATATCGAACCCGAGTTTCTCTTTCTTGCAGACTATGTTGGGAAACAGGTCCATTTTTTGGGGGATTTTACCTATGTTGAAGGAGAGGGGTTTGCAGAAATCCCTCAAGCGGCAAGACTTCCTGAAAAATACCGTAACTCCAGAACCATATTAGAATCGCAAGAGCCCTATTTTGTGACTGTTGAGCTCACGAAGCTCAAACCATTCATTCAGAAAATAGATAAGCGACTGAAGCGACCGCACAATCTCAACTTAAAAGTGAACTATCTCCAACAAGACCCAAGCACGCCCGGAAAGAAGTGGATCATTGATCTCGTTTATGAAAGTGAATTTGGAGAAGAATCGATTGGAGTGATTAAAGAAGGGCTTGACCACCACCGCTCATACGCGATTACAGAAGCTGGCCTCATTTTTTTCAAAGACCCCCGTTTCAATTGGCTCAGAGAACTTTCTGAAAATCAAATTGGCTCCAATGGGCAAAGTGTCGAACTCACGACACTTGAATGGATTCGGCTTAGAACCTATGAGGATGTCACAAGGCCCACTGGAAACTCTGAGAAAGAAAAGAGAACGCGTGAATTACTTGAGCAAATGGACAGCTTTGAGTCGGCAGAGCTGCTGAATCTCGATGCTTTAGAAAGTACCCTTCGTCCTTACCAAGAAGTAGGAGTCAAATGGCTTTGGTTTCTCTACTCCTATGGACTTTCGGGACTTCTCTGTGATGACATGGGGCTTGGGAAAACCCACCAGGCGATGGCTCTTTTAGCTGCTGCATCTCATGCAAAAGAGAAGGCAAAGTTCTTTGTCGTCTGCCCCACCTCTGTGATTTACCACTGGGAGGAATTGCTCAGTCGCTTTTTACCAAGCTTGAAAGTCGTTGTTTTCTATGGAACTCAGCGGTCGCTGAAAGCATTTAATATCAAAGCCGATCTTTTGCTCACTTCCTACGGAACTCTAAGGAGCGAAAAAGACGCCATCTCGAAAATTCCCTTTGATGTTGCCATCTTTGACGAGACGCAAATTGCAAAAAACATGCAATCTCAGACCCATCAAGCGCTCGCAGCAGTCAAAGCTGGAACAAAAATTGGACTGACAGGAACGCCGATCGAAAATCGGTTGCTTGAACTCAAGGCTCTCTTTGATGTGGTTTTGCCAGGGTACCTCCCCTCGCAAGCCCAGTATCGTGAACATTTCATCAACCCAATTGAAAAATACCAAGATAAAGAAAAAAAACAGCTTCTTGCTAAATTGATTCATCCGTTTGTGCTCCGACGCAAAAAAAGTGAAGTTTTAGATGATCTTCCCGAAAAAATCGAAGAGATTGCCCGTTGCGAACTTTCTGAAGAGCAACTTAAGCTTTACAAAGAAGCTTATGTCAAATCGCGAGATAAACTTCTCAAGGAAATGAAAGACAAGCAAAGTGAAATTCCCTACCTTCATGTCTTTGCACTTCTCAATACACTTAAACAGATTTGCAATCATCCCAGTTTGATTCTCAAAGATATCGCAAACTATAAAGAGCACCAAAGTGGAAAGTGGGATTTATTTGTCGAGCTCCTAAGCGAAACCCGCGCGAGTGGGCAAAAACTTGTGGTGTTCACCCAATATCTCGACATGATGAAAATCATCGAGAGTCATTTGAAAGAGCACGGAATTGGCTTTGCCGCCATTCGTGGGTCGACCCAAGATCGGAAAAAGCAACTCGAAACTTTCCGTGACGATCCCGAATGTGAAGTGTTTGTTGCATCACTAAAAGCGGCTGGCACAGGAATTGATCTTACGGCAGCCTCTGTTGTGATTCACTACGACCGGTGGTGGAATCCCGCAAAAGAGAATCAGGCGACGGATCGTGTCCATCGTATTGGGCAAAATCGAGGAGTCCAAGTCTTTAAGATGGTCACGAAACGAACTGTTGAAGAGCATATTCACCGCCTCATCGTGAAGAAAGAAGGACTTTTAGAAAGTGTTGTTGGGTACGACGACCAAGATCAGATTAAACACTTCAACCGAGAAGATATCCTCGAGCTCATCAGTCAAATTAACAAAGACGTTGTAGACTAA
- the ald gene encoding alanine dehydrogenase: MKIGIPKEIKNHEYRVGATPSLVQSLIKAGHEVSIQQGAGEAIGFTDGDFKSVGALIVPTAEEVYRAEMIIKVKEPQPSEYPLLKEGQILFCFLHLAPDPEQTAALLKQKVVGIAFETVVDHKGRLPLLMPMSEVAGRIAIQAGANALHMVHGGRGVLLGGVPGVTPGKVVIIGGGVVGTQAAKMAVGLKADVTILDNNVQRLRDLDDLFRGKLKTLYSTPVTLEEEVVLADLVVGAVLIPGKCAPKLVTKEMVKKMKKGAVIVDVAIDQGGCVQTSRPTTHSDPIYIQDGVVHYCVANMPGACARTATIALTNSILPYALQIAKKGYKQALLEDPYLLPGLNVAFGKVTNENVAGDLGYEYYSPEDVLKSL, from the coding sequence ATGAAGATCGGAATTCCAAAAGAAATAAAAAATCACGAATACCGGGTTGGTGCGACGCCGTCCCTTGTTCAGTCGCTCATTAAAGCAGGACATGAAGTGTCTATCCAGCAAGGAGCTGGAGAAGCGATTGGGTTTACAGATGGCGACTTTAAGTCAGTGGGAGCCTTAATTGTTCCTACTGCTGAAGAAGTCTACCGAGCGGAAATGATTATTAAAGTCAAAGAACCCCAACCTTCAGAGTATCCTCTTCTTAAAGAAGGGCAAATTCTATTTTGCTTCTTGCACCTTGCTCCTGACCCAGAGCAGACAGCAGCGCTTCTCAAGCAAAAAGTGGTGGGTATTGCCTTTGAAACTGTGGTCGACCATAAAGGGCGTCTCCCTCTCCTCATGCCGATGAGTGAGGTTGCGGGGCGGATCGCGATCCAAGCTGGTGCAAATGCGCTGCACATGGTACATGGAGGACGAGGAGTCCTTCTTGGTGGTGTTCCTGGAGTTACACCAGGCAAGGTCGTCATCATTGGAGGGGGTGTTGTGGGAACACAGGCTGCTAAAATGGCTGTTGGTCTCAAAGCAGATGTGACGATTCTTGATAACAATGTCCAGCGATTACGCGACCTTGACGATCTCTTTCGAGGTAAATTGAAAACTCTCTATTCCACTCCAGTGACATTAGAAGAAGAGGTTGTTTTAGCGGATCTCGTTGTAGGCGCGGTTCTCATTCCAGGAAAATGTGCTCCAAAGCTGGTGACTAAGGAAATGGTCAAGAAAATGAAAAAAGGAGCTGTGATCGTCGATGTTGCGATTGACCAAGGTGGATGCGTTCAAACGTCGCGGCCAACAACACATTCTGATCCCATTTATATTCAAGATGGTGTAGTTCACTATTGTGTGGCAAATATGCCGGGTGCTTGTGCGAGAACAGCAACGATTGCACTGACAAATAGCATCCTACCATATGCATTGCAAATTGCTAAAAAGGGATACAAGCAAGCATTGCTTGAGGATCCGTATCTTCTTCCAGGGCTTAATGTAGCCTTTGGAAAAGTGACAAATGAAAATGTCGCTGGTGATTTAGGGTATGAATACTACTCTCCTGAGGATGTCCTCAAGAGTCTCTAA
- the dapF gene encoding diaminopimelate epimerase, producing the protein MRFYKYQGTGNDFILIESETVHLPTHQIKQLCDRRYGIGADGLIFVRRPSNADAEMEIYNADGMRAEMCGNGLRSLVQFLIDRGNRQKSFTVVASGKLYKADIEEGKIIVDMGVPKILEEGIIDGLSFFHIDSGVPHFVHFCDDMHQADFFQVARGLRYHPHFSPSGVNVNFAKLLPSCLLQVRTYERGVEGETHSCGTGGAAACVAAWKKYGIKGLLEVEFPSQERLQFDLLAHDDLLRGLSMRGHAAYVFEGEIGL; encoded by the coding sequence ATGCGTTTCTATAAGTATCAGGGAACCGGAAATGACTTCATTTTGATAGAGAGCGAGACGGTTCATCTCCCTACTCATCAAATTAAACAGCTTTGTGATCGTCGCTATGGCATTGGAGCTGACGGGCTTATTTTTGTACGTCGCCCCAGCAATGCAGATGCAGAGATGGAAATCTACAATGCCGATGGGATGCGCGCTGAAATGTGTGGGAATGGTCTCCGCTCTTTAGTTCAGTTCCTGATCGATCGAGGAAATCGTCAAAAGTCATTTACAGTTGTTGCGAGTGGAAAACTCTACAAAGCAGATATTGAAGAAGGGAAAATCATTGTTGATATGGGAGTTCCGAAAATTCTTGAGGAAGGGATCATTGATGGACTCTCCTTTTTTCATATTGATTCGGGAGTGCCTCACTTTGTTCACTTCTGTGATGACATGCACCAAGCAGATTTTTTTCAAGTTGCACGGGGATTACGATACCACCCACATTTTTCTCCTTCAGGGGTAAATGTGAATTTTGCTAAACTCCTTCCCTCATGTCTTCTGCAAGTTCGTACATATGAACGAGGAGTAGAAGGTGAAACGCATTCTTGCGGAACAGGTGGCGCTGCTGCCTGTGTGGCCGCTTGGAAAAAATATGGCATCAAGGGGCTTCTAGAGGTGGAATTTCCTTCACAAGAGAGACTTCAATTTGATTTATTAGCTCATGATGACCTATTAAGAGGATTGAGTATGCGAGGACATGCAGCATATGTTTTCGAGGGAGAAATTGGGTTATGA
- a CDS encoding ATP-dependent Clp protease proteolytic subunit, translating to MPLTRDDKTIRLDDEDEDEGTKSKSFNQKLENLLLKKRRVFLSSPVTDQSAKDIISKLWYLEFLEPGKPILLVINSPGGSVDSGFAIWDQIQMISSPVTTLVTGLAASMGSVLSLAAAPKKRFATPSARIMIHQPLISGVIQGQATDLEIQAKEIIKTRTQIVELYAKATGKEPKAIEKTIDRDTWMTAEEAIDFGLLDGVVSSYKELGFE from the coding sequence ATGCCGCTTACAAGAGATGATAAAACGATCAGATTAGATGACGAGGATGAGGATGAAGGAACAAAATCCAAATCATTCAACCAAAAGCTGGAAAATCTTCTCCTAAAGAAACGACGTGTTTTTCTCTCCAGCCCAGTGACAGATCAAAGCGCGAAAGATATCATCAGTAAACTTTGGTATCTCGAGTTTCTCGAACCCGGAAAACCTATTCTTTTGGTGATTAACTCTCCAGGAGGCTCTGTCGATTCTGGCTTTGCAATTTGGGATCAGATTCAGATGATCTCATCACCAGTCACAACCCTTGTGACGGGTCTAGCGGCATCAATGGGATCGGTTCTCAGTTTGGCTGCCGCACCAAAGAAACGTTTTGCGACGCCATCGGCTCGGATCATGATTCACCAACCACTCATTTCAGGCGTCATTCAAGGACAGGCAACTGATTTAGAGATTCAAGCGAAGGAAATCATCAAGACACGTACTCAAATCGTTGAGCTCTATGCGAAAGCTACAGGAAAAGAGCCCAAGGCGATCGAAAAGACAATTGACCGCGATACGTGGATGACTGCAGAAGAGGCGATCGACTTTGGTCTTCTCGATGGAGTCGTGAGTTCTTATAAGGAACTTGGCTTTGAATAG
- a CDS encoding glycine hydroxymethyltransferase: MSYLNQYFEKTPESKRSSATIAYLAGLDHLRKDNPEIVQAIIKELHDQRSYLKMIASENYCSLATQLAMGNLLTDKYSEGYPGHRFYAGCDNIDTIESLAIQELKKLYGCDHAYVQPHSGADANLVAFWGILVHRIQNKEVEALGKKSLDELSPEEYEKVRQLMLNQKVMGLSLSSGGHLTHGYRHNVSAKMFRAVSYDVNAETELIDFKQLEEQVKREKPAILIGGYSAYPRLINFAKMREIAESVGAVFMVDMAHFSGLVAGKVMQGDYDPVLHAHIVTSTTHKTLRGPRGGMVLCKEEYREVIDKGCPLVLGGPLPHVMAAKAVAFREAQTPEYRNYAEQIVKNSRALAERLLDRDVKLFTGGTDNHLIVFDVMTSFGLTGRQAETAMREALMTVNRNAIPFDVNGPWYTSGVRIGTAALTTLGMKEGEMHQIADLIADLLKASKAHIVDKTGKPSKAKVDIDSIVLKRVQEEVTTLLGKFLLYPELTDLALAEQVLT; this comes from the coding sequence ATGTCATATTTAAATCAATACTTTGAAAAAACTCCGGAAAGCAAACGCAGCAGTGCGACAATTGCTTATCTTGCCGGACTTGATCATTTGCGAAAAGATAACCCTGAAATTGTTCAGGCGATTATTAAAGAGCTGCACGATCAACGTAGTTACTTGAAAATGATCGCTTCGGAAAACTATTGCTCCCTTGCAACCCAACTTGCAATGGGAAATCTCCTCACGGATAAGTACAGTGAGGGGTATCCAGGGCACCGATTTTATGCAGGGTGCGATAACATTGACACGATCGAATCTTTAGCAATACAAGAACTTAAGAAGTTGTATGGATGTGACCATGCTTATGTCCAACCTCATTCAGGAGCCGATGCGAATTTGGTGGCCTTTTGGGGAATTCTCGTTCACCGCATCCAAAATAAGGAAGTCGAAGCCCTAGGAAAAAAGTCATTAGATGAGCTTTCCCCTGAAGAATACGAAAAAGTGCGCCAACTCATGCTGAATCAAAAGGTCATGGGGCTTTCGCTAAGTTCGGGAGGGCATCTTACTCATGGTTATAGGCATAACGTTTCTGCCAAGATGTTCCGAGCAGTATCCTACGATGTGAATGCTGAAACTGAGTTGATTGATTTCAAACAGCTGGAAGAGCAAGTTAAACGGGAAAAGCCCGCCATCTTGATTGGGGGATATTCTGCATACCCACGCCTCATTAATTTTGCAAAAATGCGCGAAATTGCCGAATCAGTTGGGGCTGTTTTCATGGTTGATATGGCCCATTTCTCTGGCCTTGTTGCTGGTAAGGTAATGCAAGGGGATTATGATCCTGTTCTTCATGCTCACATTGTGACATCGACGACACATAAAACCTTACGCGGCCCTCGTGGGGGAATGGTTCTTTGCAAAGAAGAGTATCGTGAAGTGATTGATAAAGGGTGCCCTCTTGTGTTAGGTGGCCCGCTTCCTCACGTTATGGCGGCTAAAGCTGTTGCTTTTCGTGAAGCTCAGACCCCTGAGTACAGAAATTATGCAGAGCAAATTGTGAAAAACTCTCGAGCTTTAGCTGAAAGGTTGCTCGATCGAGACGTGAAACTCTTTACAGGGGGAACAGACAATCACCTCATCGTTTTCGATGTGATGACGAGCTTTGGTTTGACAGGACGTCAAGCTGAAACAGCGATGCGAGAAGCTCTCATGACGGTCAATCGCAATGCGATTCCATTTGATGTGAATGGTCCTTGGTATACTTCAGGGGTTCGTATTGGAACAGCTGCCTTGACCACCCTTGGCATGAAAGAAGGTGAAATGCATCAGATTGCCGATTTAATTGCCGATCTGTTAAAAGCATCAAAAGCCCACATTGTCGATAAGACAGGAAAACCGAGTAAGGCGAAGGTGGACATTGATTCCATAGTCTTGAAACGGGTACAAGAGGAAGTGACAACGCTATTGGGCAAGTTTCTCTTGTATCCTGAATTGACAGACTTAGCCTTAGCAGAGCAAGTGTTAACTTAA
- a CDS encoding chorismate mutase: MGIDPKLVKLRKQLDHIDEQIIKLFGERRKVIQTVAQFKRETGGEVYDPKREEQIFERVRLIAKDQKLDPSAIEQIFRSLITYFREEEGRDFGT, translated from the coding sequence ATGGGTATTGATCCGAAGCTAGTCAAGTTAAGAAAGCAACTTGATCACATTGATGAACAAATCATCAAACTGTTTGGCGAAAGGCGCAAAGTCATTCAAACTGTTGCACAGTTCAAGAGAGAAACAGGTGGTGAAGTGTACGATCCCAAAAGAGAGGAGCAGATTTTTGAACGAGTACGATTGATTGCGAAAGACCAAAAACTTGATCCTTCTGCGATAGAACAAATTTTTCGTTCTCTTATCACTTACTTTCGAGAAGAAGAAGGTCGTGATTTTGGGACTTAA